Part of the uncultured Cohaesibacter sp. genome is shown below.
GTCAGGGGGCACGGCAATTGAAATCGCTGTTGGACAGCGGCCAGCTTGGCGATGTCGCCATGGTACGCGTTGACGTTCCCTGGTGGCGTCCGCAGGACTATTATGATCAGCCGGGCCGTGGCACCTACGAACAGGACGGTGGGGGCGTGCTGATCACTCAGGCCATTCATGTCCTTGACCTGATGCTGCATCTGTTCGGGCCGGTCAAGGCCGTACAGGCCATGCTGACCACCACCCAGTTGCACGCCATGGAAGCCGAGGATTTTGCCAGCGCAGGTGTGCTTTTCGAGTCTGGTGCGGTTGGCTCCATCTGCGCCACCACGGCCAGCTTCCCCGGATCGGCCGAGACCATCCGGGTTGATGGCTCGCTCGGGTCTGCAACGCTGGAAGGCGGCAGTCTGACCATTCACATGCGGGACGGCAAGGTGGAGGAGTTCGCCGAAAAAGGTCTCTCCGGTGCCGGAGCCGACCCCATGGCCTTCCCCTATGACTGGCACATGGAAATCATCCAGAATTTTGTCGATGTGGTCGAGGGCCGGAGCGATAGCCTGATTGCGCCCGGCAGGGACGCCTTGAAGGTTCAACGGTTGATCGAGGCGATGGAACGCTCAAGTGCCGAAGCCGGTCTGCGGATCGCCCTTGATTCCTTCTGATGCTTACATGCTTAAGGACGAAGCGTTTGTCTTGGCTCCAGAATGACGGGCGCCAATCCATCTGGGGTACCAGCCAGATAATGAAAAAGCCCCTTTGGTGATTGTTCCGAAGGGGCTTTCTGAAGCAGGTTTCCGGTTCGGCCACACTCAGGTGGCGACAAGACCTCGCGAACGGAAGATATCCCGTGCCGCTTCCGCCTCTTCCGGGGTCGGCGTGCGCAAATCCTTGAGCTTGTATTCCATGCCCAGTTTCTCCCATTTGGAGGTTCCGAGCTGATGGAAGGGAAGAACCTCGACAAGCTCGATCAGATCGCCAAGGCTGGCGACATAGTCGGCCATCTTATCAACATCCTCTTTCGCGTCGGTCCACTCGGGAACCAGCACGTAGCGGATGCGCATTTCCTTCTTGAGGCGCACCATGCGCTGGGCGAAGTCGAGTGTCGGCTGTAGCGGCTGTGAGGTCAGCTTGAGGTAGGTGTCCGGATTGATGTGCTTGATGTCGAGCATGATGAGGTCGAACGGGTCAAACCAGTCGTCCTCGACATTGCCATGCAGGAAGCCCTGTGTGTCGAGTGCGATATGCAGATCGAACTTGTCCTTGATGGCTCGCGCTGCTGCTCCCACAAAAGGGGCCTGCATCATCGGTTCGCCGCCCGAGAAGGTCACTCCACCGGCAAATTTGAGGAAGCGGGCATAGCCCTTGATTTCCTTCAGCACACCGTCGATGTCGATATAGGTGCCGTTGTGCAGCTTCCAGGTATCCGGATTGTGGCAATAGAGGCATTTGAACTGGCAACCGGACATGAAAAAGACAAAGCGCATGCCCGGACCGTCAACGGCCGCGCCGGACTCCATGGAGTGCAGGAAGCCGTATTCAGACGGATCCTTGCGTTCGTGTGCCTGGGTTTCGTTTTCGATTTCGGCTGTGCTCAAGTCCGGTCCTCCTTTGGGGGAACTGTGGGTCTCGTTTTTGGTCTCGCTTTTGATCGCGGGCGCCCGTGCTCCGGAATGCAGGGTTCGCTCTCCGCTTCATAGCATCAATGCCGGGCTCATTCCAGCCAATGGTGGTCAGCTGAGCGATCCATCCTGGCGACGCAGGCTATGTGACGACGAGACAGTTGGCAAATGAAGAGCCGAAAAGCAAAGGCTTTCCGGCTCGTCTCATTTCAGGTCAGATGAGCTTCGAGCGCTCAACCTTACATGTGGTCATGGAAGGTGCGGCTCAGAACATCGAGCTGCTGTTCGCGGGTCAGCTTGATGAAGTTCACGGCGTAGCCGGAAACGCGGACGGTCAGCTGAGGATATTTCTCAGGATGCTCCATTGCGTCTTCCAGGGTTTCGCGGCGAAGCATGTTGACGTTCACATGGAAGCCACCAGCGTCGCAGAAGCCGTCAAGGCAGTTGGCCAGGTTGCGGATCTGCTCTTTGTCGGTGTGACCCATGGAGGTCGGGGTCGCAGAAGCAGTCCAGCTGATGCCGTCCTGAGCATAGTCGTAAGGCAGTTTGGCAACCGAAGCGCCAGCAGCAACAAAGCCTTTCTTGTCGCGGCCGTTCATCGGGTTGGCACCCGGAGCGAATGGTTCGCCAGCGCGGCGGCCATCAGGGGTGTTGCCGGTTTTCTTGCCATAGACCACGTTGGAGGTGATGGTCAGGATGGACTGGGTCGGCATTGCATCGCGGTAGAAGTAAGGCTGGCCAGCAACCTTCTTCATGAAGGTTTCGGTCAGGTAGCATGCGATGCTGTCAACACGGTCGTCGTTGTTGCCGAATGCAGGGTAGTCGCCTTCAATCTTGTAGTCGACGGCCAGACCGGCTTCGTTGCGGACAACGCTTACCT
Proteins encoded:
- a CDS encoding Gfo/Idh/MocA family oxidoreductase, encoding MKLAVIGLGMAARAHVAALESLHESVELTGLYMRNKTRRDSAAEAMQVKAFPSLQSIADDPETEAVLVLTPPDGRKEIVSLMAAAGKHILMEKPLERTLPAATELVEIAEQGGILLGTVLQHRARQGARQLKSLLDSGQLGDVAMVRVDVPWWRPQDYYDQPGRGTYEQDGGGVLITQAIHVLDLMLHLFGPVKAVQAMLTTTQLHAMEAEDFASAGVLFESGAVGSICATTASFPGSAETIRVDGSLGSATLEGGSLTIHMRDGKVEEFAEKGLSGAGADPMAFPYDWHMEIIQNFVDVVEGRSDSLIAPGRDALKVQRLIEAMERSSAEAGLRIALDSF
- the pflA gene encoding pyruvate formate-lyase-activating protein; the protein is MSTAEIENETQAHERKDPSEYGFLHSMESGAAVDGPGMRFVFFMSGCQFKCLYCHNPDTWKLHNGTYIDIDGVLKEIKGYARFLKFAGGVTFSGGEPMMQAPFVGAAARAIKDKFDLHIALDTQGFLHGNVEDDWFDPFDLIMLDIKHINPDTYLKLTSQPLQPTLDFAQRMVRLKKEMRIRYVLVPEWTDAKEDVDKMADYVASLGDLIELVEVLPFHQLGTSKWEKLGMEYKLKDLRTPTPEEAEAARDIFRSRGLVAT